From Lacerta agilis isolate rLacAgi1 chromosome Z, rLacAgi1.pri, whole genome shotgun sequence, the proteins below share one genomic window:
- the RABEPK gene encoding rab9 effector protein with kelch motifs isoform X1, translated as MGPEPGSRTALLELKPGENPEEGNWYALLPPGDCPCARVGQNSLYLPPAEPGSRKGKVILVGGADPSGSFADSYVMDLDAHCWTAPAWRGLLPRYEHATFIPTSWPTSLWVFGGASETGNRNCVQVLDLKAGTWMSPKVTGTPPSPRTYHTSSAVIGDRLYVFGGGDKGVDPVKDQQLHIFDSATLTWLQPEVRGDPPAPRHGHAVVAVKNRLYIHGGLAGDTFFDDLFCFDTTEMKWETLSATGSVPAGRAAHSAAVFQGHLYIFGGMDPTGALDTMYKYHIEMGHWTKLEFKTPAPSARLDQSMCVVPWKVSSNEDSNRKEGAGGSNGDNLSQGCPDEHLCLVFGGMDIKGEIYKDSAVTLLK; from the exons ATGGGGCCGGAGCCGGGCTCGCGGACGGCGCTGCTGGAGCTGAAGCCGGGAGAAAACCCGGAGGAAGGCAACTG GTATGCCCTTCTCCCACCTGGGGACTGTCCCTGTGCCCGTGTGGGGCAAAACTCCTTGTACCTACCTCCTGCAGAGCCAGGCAGCAGGAAAGGGAAAGTAATCCTTGTCGGGGGAGCAGACCCGAGTGGCAGCTTTGCTGACTCCTACGTCATGGATCTTG ATGCACACTGCTGGACGGCGCCTGCCTGGCGGGGTCTCTTGCCGCGGTATGAGCATGCCACCTTCATTCCCACAAGCTGGCCCACAAGCCTCTGGGTGTTTGGAGGAGCCAGTGAAACTGGGAACAGGAACTGTGTGCAAGTTCTGGACCTCA AAGCTGGAACTTGGATGAGCCCTAAGGTGACTGGCACTCCACCATCCCCTCGGACTTATCATACATCCTCAGCAGTGATTGGGGACCGTTTATATGTATTTGGAGGAGGCGATAAAGGGGTGGATCCAGTCAAAGACCAGCAGCTTCACATCTTTGACTCTG CCACTCTGACATGGCTGCAACCAGAAGTTCGGGGCGACCCTCCTGCTCCCCGACATGGCCATGCCGTGGTGGCTGTCAAAAACAGGCTCTACATACATGGCGGATTGGCTGGTGATACCTTTTTTGATGATCTCTTCTGCTTTGATACAA CTGAAATGAAGTGGGAGACCCTGTCGGCTACTGGATCTGTACCAGCAGGGCGGGCAGCCCACTCAGCAGCTGTGTTTCAGGGACATTTGTATATATTTGGTGGAATGGACCCAACAGGAGCACTGGACACAATGTATAAATATCACATAG aAATGGGACATTGGACAAAGTTGGAGTTTAAAACTCCTGCGCCTTCTGCTCGTCTGGACCAGTCTATGTGTGTTGTTCCGTGGAAAGTGTCTTCCAATGAGGACagcaacaggaaggaaggagctggagGCTCTAATGGAGACAATCTCTCTCAAGGCTGCCCAGATGAACACTTGTGCTTAGTATTTGGTGGAATGGATATTAAAGGGGAAATCTACAAAGACAGTGCTGTAACTCTTCTTaagtaa
- the RABEPK gene encoding rab9 effector protein with kelch motifs isoform X2, protein MHVCLVVFTPGYALLPPGDCPCARVGQNSLYLPPAEPGSRKGKVILVGGADPSGSFADSYVMDLDAHCWTAPAWRGLLPRYEHATFIPTSWPTSLWVFGGASETGNRNCVQVLDLKAGTWMSPKVTGTPPSPRTYHTSSAVIGDRLYVFGGGDKGVDPVKDQQLHIFDSATLTWLQPEVRGDPPAPRHGHAVVAVKNRLYIHGGLAGDTFFDDLFCFDTTEMKWETLSATGSVPAGRAAHSAAVFQGHLYIFGGMDPTGALDTMYKYHIEMGHWTKLEFKTPAPSARLDQSMCVVPWKVSSNEDSNRKEGAGGSNGDNLSQGCPDEHLCLVFGGMDIKGEIYKDSAVTLLK, encoded by the exons ATGCATGTTTGTTTGGTGGTgtttactcctgg GTATGCCCTTCTCCCACCTGGGGACTGTCCCTGTGCCCGTGTGGGGCAAAACTCCTTGTACCTACCTCCTGCAGAGCCAGGCAGCAGGAAAGGGAAAGTAATCCTTGTCGGGGGAGCAGACCCGAGTGGCAGCTTTGCTGACTCCTACGTCATGGATCTTG ATGCACACTGCTGGACGGCGCCTGCCTGGCGGGGTCTCTTGCCGCGGTATGAGCATGCCACCTTCATTCCCACAAGCTGGCCCACAAGCCTCTGGGTGTTTGGAGGAGCCAGTGAAACTGGGAACAGGAACTGTGTGCAAGTTCTGGACCTCA AAGCTGGAACTTGGATGAGCCCTAAGGTGACTGGCACTCCACCATCCCCTCGGACTTATCATACATCCTCAGCAGTGATTGGGGACCGTTTATATGTATTTGGAGGAGGCGATAAAGGGGTGGATCCAGTCAAAGACCAGCAGCTTCACATCTTTGACTCTG CCACTCTGACATGGCTGCAACCAGAAGTTCGGGGCGACCCTCCTGCTCCCCGACATGGCCATGCCGTGGTGGCTGTCAAAAACAGGCTCTACATACATGGCGGATTGGCTGGTGATACCTTTTTTGATGATCTCTTCTGCTTTGATACAA CTGAAATGAAGTGGGAGACCCTGTCGGCTACTGGATCTGTACCAGCAGGGCGGGCAGCCCACTCAGCAGCTGTGTTTCAGGGACATTTGTATATATTTGGTGGAATGGACCCAACAGGAGCACTGGACACAATGTATAAATATCACATAG aAATGGGACATTGGACAAAGTTGGAGTTTAAAACTCCTGCGCCTTCTGCTCGTCTGGACCAGTCTATGTGTGTTGTTCCGTGGAAAGTGTCTTCCAATGAGGACagcaacaggaaggaaggagctggagGCTCTAATGGAGACAATCTCTCTCAAGGCTGCCCAGATGAACACTTGTGCTTAGTATTTGGTGGAATGGATATTAAAGGGGAAATCTACAAAGACAGTGCTGTAACTCTTCTTaagtaa
- the PPP6C gene encoding serine/threonine-protein phosphatase 6 catalytic subunit: MAPLDLDKYVEIARLCKYLPENDLKRLCDYVCDLLLEESNVQPVSTPVTVCGDIHGQFYDLCELFRTGGQVPDTNYIFMGDFVDRGYYSLETFTYLLALKAKWPDRITLLRGNHESRQITQVYGFYDECQTKYGNANAWRYCTKVFDMLTVAALIDEQILCVHGGLSPDIKTLDQIRTIERNQEIPHKGAFCDLVWSDPEDVDTWAISPRGAGWLFGAKVTNEFVHINNLKLICRAHQLVHEGYKFMFDEKLVTVWSAPNYCYRCGNIASIMVFKDVNTREPKLFRAVPDSERVIPPRTTTPYFL; the protein is encoded by the exons ATGGCGCCCCTGGACTTGGACAAGTATGTGGAGATTGCGCGACTTTGCAAGTATCTGCCCGAGAACGACCTCAAg CGCTTGTGTGACTACGTTTGTGACCTTCTTCTAGAAGAATCTAATGTGCAGCCAGTGTCTACACCAGTTACAGTCTGCGGCGACATACATGGACAG ttttatgatttatgtgaatTGTTCAGAACTGGAGGTCAGGTTCCTGACACAAACTATATATTTATG GGTGACTTTGTAGACAGAGGCTATTATAGCCTTGAGACGTTTACCTATCTTCTTGCCCTTAAAGCAAAATGGCCTGATCGCATCACACTTTTACGTGGGAATCATGAGAGCAGACAGATAACTCAAGTGTATGGATTTTATG ATGAATGCCAAACCAAATATGGTAATGCTAATGCCTGGAGATACTGCACCAAAGTTTTTGACATGCTCACAGTAGCAGCG TTAATAGATGAGCAAATCCTCTGTGTACATGGGGGCCTGTCTCCAGACATAAAAACACTGGACCAGATTCGGACCATCGAGCGCAACCAAGAGATCCCACACAAAGGAGCTTTTTGCGACCTTGTTTGGTCTGACCCAGAAGATGTGGACACATGGGCCATAAGTCCCCGAGGTGCAGGCTGGCTGTTTGGGGCAAAAGTCACAAATGAG TTTGTCCATATCAACAACTTAAAGCTCATCTGCCGAGCCCACCAGCTGGTGCACGAAGGTTATAAATTTATGTTTGATGAGAAGTTGGTCACAGTGTGGTCTGCTCCGAACTACTGCTATCGCTGTGGAAATATTGCCTCAATCATGGTATTTAAAGATGTAAATACAAGGGAACCAAAGCTCTTCCGTGCAGTTCCAGACTCAGAACGTGTGATCCCCCCAAGAACAACCACACCGTATTTCCTCTGA